One Halalkalicoccus tibetensis genomic region harbors:
- the leuS gene encoding leucine--tRNA ligase gives MSERNYDHTAIERRWQEAWDGADAYRTPDEVEDPTYVLGMYPYPSGKLHMGHVRNYTITDAYARYRRMRGDRVLHPMGWDAFGLPAENAAKERDTNPRDWTFDCIETMRDQMKSMGFGYDWDREIATCTPEYYKWNQWLFARFHEEGLVERRDAEVNWCPNCETVLADEQVEGDEELCWRCDTPVEQRELEQWFLRITEYADELLEAIDELEGWPNSVRQMQRNWIGRQDGTELEFEIEGHGPVTAFTTRVDTIHGATFFALAPDHPISEELAEKDEEVHEFVEEEADPEGDEPNGVPTGLTATNPATDEEIPVYVADFVLSDVGTGALMAVPGHDERDHAFATKMDEEIRPVIAPEPEEGSEPEAPDVSEEAFTDDGVLVNSGEHSGLDSASARERLTEGIESAEESTQYQLRDWGISRQRYWGTPIPIVHCHDDCGPVMVPEEELPVELPEFINTTGNPLDAAEEWKETTCPDCGADATRETDTMDTFVDSSWYFLRYVSPDLEDAPFDRERANDWMPVDQYVGGIEHAVMHLLYSRFFTKVLADHEGLEHREPFENLLAQGMVQLEGEKMSKSVGNVVSPQRIVEEYGADTARLFMMQAAQPDKAFDWSEDGVQSTYAFLNRLKGMVEGFVENEPDGTDDAVASYVGSEIDAAIAIATDEYDELTFNKALRESQELVRTLRQYAEYAEPHGGTYERGLSAAVRLLAPVAPHLAEELWEELGEEGFVAEADWPGAEVDRAFVEKRRRLVENTREDVRDIVEVAGIEDPKAIDVVVAPDWKYDALEIAIGSDADNLIGELMGEDHIREQGDAAASYGQDLQAEREALSMTLPPEEEHAALEAAAWLLEREFEAPVSVVRADGADDDVVGKAEPGRPAIEIED, from the coding sequence ATGAGCGAGCGGAATTACGACCACACGGCGATCGAGCGCCGGTGGCAGGAGGCGTGGGACGGGGCGGACGCGTATCGCACGCCGGACGAGGTCGAGGACCCGACGTACGTCCTCGGGATGTACCCCTATCCGTCGGGGAAGCTCCACATGGGCCACGTTCGGAACTACACGATCACCGACGCGTACGCGCGCTACCGTCGGATGCGTGGCGACAGGGTGCTCCACCCGATGGGGTGGGACGCCTTCGGCCTCCCCGCCGAGAACGCGGCCAAGGAGCGCGACACCAACCCCCGGGACTGGACGTTCGACTGCATCGAAACGATGCGCGACCAGATGAAGTCGATGGGCTTCGGCTACGACTGGGACCGGGAGATCGCCACCTGCACGCCCGAGTACTACAAGTGGAACCAGTGGCTCTTTGCCCGGTTCCACGAGGAGGGGCTGGTCGAGCGCCGGGACGCCGAGGTCAACTGGTGTCCCAACTGCGAGACGGTGCTCGCGGACGAGCAGGTCGAGGGCGACGAGGAGCTCTGCTGGCGCTGTGACACGCCGGTCGAGCAGCGCGAGCTCGAACAGTGGTTCCTGCGGATCACCGAGTACGCCGACGAACTGCTCGAGGCGATCGACGAGCTGGAGGGGTGGCCCAACTCGGTACGCCAGATGCAGCGCAACTGGATCGGCCGGCAGGACGGGACCGAGCTCGAGTTCGAAATAGAAGGACACGGTCCGGTCACCGCCTTCACCACCCGCGTCGACACGATCCACGGCGCGACGTTCTTCGCACTCGCGCCGGACCACCCGATCAGCGAGGAGCTGGCCGAGAAGGACGAGGAGGTCCACGAGTTCGTCGAGGAGGAGGCCGATCCCGAGGGCGACGAGCCCAACGGCGTTCCGACGGGACTGACCGCCACGAACCCCGCGACGGACGAGGAGATCCCGGTCTACGTCGCCGACTTCGTGCTCTCGGACGTCGGAACGGGCGCGCTGATGGCCGTGCCGGGCCACGACGAGCGCGACCACGCCTTCGCGACGAAGATGGACGAGGAGATCCGCCCCGTCATCGCGCCCGAACCCGAGGAGGGCAGTGAACCCGAGGCGCCGGACGTGAGCGAGGAGGCCTTTACCGACGACGGCGTCCTCGTGAACTCCGGCGAGCACTCGGGGCTCGACAGCGCGAGTGCTCGCGAACGGCTCACCGAGGGGATCGAGAGCGCCGAGGAGTCGACGCAGTACCAGCTGCGCGACTGGGGGATCTCCCGCCAGCGCTACTGGGGGACGCCGATCCCGATCGTCCACTGTCACGACGACTGTGGCCCCGTCATGGTGCCCGAGGAGGAGCTGCCCGTCGAGCTACCGGAGTTCATCAACACCACCGGCAATCCGCTGGACGCCGCCGAGGAATGGAAGGAGACGACCTGTCCCGACTGCGGTGCCGACGCCACCCGCGAGACCGACACGATGGACACGTTCGTCGACTCCTCGTGGTATTTCTTGAGGTATGTCTCGCCGGACCTCGAGGACGCCCCGTTCGACCGCGAGCGGGCCAACGACTGGATGCCCGTCGACCAGTACGTCGGCGGCATCGAACACGCCGTGATGCACCTGCTGTACTCCCGGTTCTTCACGAAGGTGCTCGCCGACCACGAGGGTCTGGAGCACCGCGAGCCCTTCGAGAACCTGCTGGCCCAGGGGATGGTCCAGCTGGAGGGCGAGAAGATGTCGAAATCGGTCGGCAACGTCGTCTCGCCCCAGCGCATCGTCGAGGAGTACGGCGCCGACACCGCCCGCCTGTTCATGATGCAGGCCGCCCAGCCCGACAAGGCATTCGACTGGAGCGAGGACGGGGTGCAATCGACCTACGCCTTTCTGAATCGGCTGAAGGGGATGGTCGAGGGGTTCGTCGAAAACGAGCCGGACGGGACGGACGACGCCGTCGCCAGTTACGTCGGAAGCGAGATCGACGCGGCGATCGCCATCGCCACCGACGAGTACGACGAACTGACGTTCAACAAGGCGCTGCGCGAGAGCCAGGAGCTCGTCCGGACGCTCCGGCAGTACGCCGAGTACGCCGAACCCCACGGGGGGACCTATGAGCGCGGGCTGTCGGCGGCCGTCCGGCTGCTCGCGCCGGTCGCGCCCCACCTCGCCGAGGAGCTGTGGGAGGAGCTGGGCGAGGAGGGGTTCGTCGCCGAGGCCGACTGGCCGGGCGCCGAGGTCGACCGCGCGTTCGTCGAGAAGCGCCGTCGGCTGGTCGAGAACACCCGCGAGGACGTCCGCGACATCGTCGAGGTCGCCGGCATCGAGGACCCGAAGGCGATCGACGTCGTCGTCGCGCCCGACTGGAAGTACGACGCCCTGGAGATCGCGATCGGGAGCGACGCCGACAACCTGATCGGCGAGCTCATGGGGGAGGACCACATCCGCGAGCAGGGCGACGCCGCGGCCAGCTACGGCCAGGACCTGCAGGCCGAACGCGAGGCCCTCTCGATGACGCTCCCCCCCGAGGAGGAACACGCGGCCCTGGAGGCCGCCGCGTGGCTGCTCGAACGCGAGTTCGAGGCCCCGGTCTCGGTCGTCCGGGCCGACGGGGCCGACGACGACGTGGTCGGGAAAGCCGAACCCGGTCGGCCGGCGATCGAGATCGAGGACTGA
- a CDS encoding ABC transporter permease — protein MESRRRLVRLASILAVPILWLAASRLGLVSGLPTPMEVATAFSAELYREDFWISTVRSTVRVLASFVVAAAIAIPLGLLIGRYTVFADLTFPALEMLRPIPPIAWIPFTILVLPAAELSIMFITFLGAFFPILLNTIQGARGVEVEFSRAAQSLGATSFQTFRHVIYPSALPAIHAGMIVGMGLAWVNLIAAEMVAGGTGLGFLTWSAYTSGSYPAIIVGIITIGVLGAVSSALVRLFANWQIGWKEVEAA, from the coding sequence ATGGAGTCCCGACGAAGGCTCGTCCGACTGGCCTCGATCCTCGCGGTCCCGATCCTCTGGCTCGCCGCCAGTCGCCTCGGGCTCGTCTCGGGGCTGCCGACGCCGATGGAGGTGGCGACGGCCTTCTCCGCCGAGCTCTACCGCGAGGACTTCTGGATCTCGACGGTCCGGAGCACGGTTCGCGTACTCGCCTCGTTCGTCGTCGCGGCGGCGATCGCGATCCCGCTCGGGCTGCTGATCGGCCGATACACCGTCTTCGCCGACCTGACGTTTCCGGCCCTCGAGATGCTGCGCCCGATCCCGCCGATCGCGTGGATCCCCTTCACGATCCTCGTCCTGCCCGCGGCGGAGCTCTCGATCATGTTCATCACCTTTCTGGGGGCGTTCTTCCCGATCCTGTTGAACACGATCCAGGGCGCCCGCGGCGTCGAGGTCGAGTTCTCGCGGGCCGCACAGTCGCTGGGCGCGACCTCGTTTCAGACGTTCCGGCACGTCATCTATCCCAGCGCGCTGCCCGCGATCCACGCCGGCATGATCGTCGGCATGGGGCTGGCGTGGGTCAACCTCATCGCCGCCGAGATGGTCGCCGGCGGCACCGGACTGGGCTTTCTCACCTGGTCGGCCTACACCAGCGGCTCCTACCCGGCGATCATCGTCGGCATCATCACGATCGGCGTGCTCGGGGCGGTCTCCTCGGCGCTGGTGCGGCTGTTCGCGAACTGGCAGATCGGCTGGAAGGAGGTCGAGGCGGCGTGA
- the thsB gene encoding thermosome subunit beta, whose amino-acid sequence MSQRMQQGQPMIIMGDDAQRVQDQNAQDYNISAARAVAEAVRSTLGPKGMDKMLVDSTGGVTITNDGVTILKEMDIDNPTAEMIIEVAETQEDEAGDGTTTAVAIAGELLKNAEDLLEQDIHPTAIIKGFHMASEQAREEVDNVAEQVDSSDEELLKKVAETSMTGKGAELNKEHLAQLIVDAVSQVTVETDEGDNVVDLEFLEIETQTGRSASESELLEGAIVDKDPVHDDMPREVEDARVLLLNEAIEVEEANADTNVSIDSPDQLQQFLDKEEQQLKQKVEQIKETGANVVFCQKGIDDMAQHYLAKEGILAVRRAKKSDLEFLKEVLDAAVVSDLDSATEAELGQGSVTRDETDDMFYVTGEDAHGVTLLLRGSTEHVVDELERGISDALEVVAQTVSDGRVLAGGGAIEVEVASRLRDYADSVSGREQLAVEAFADALELVPRVLAENAGLDSIDTLVDLRSAHESGDEHAGLNVFSGDVEDTFEAGVVEPAHAKEQALTSATEAANLVLKIDDIISAGDLSTDKGDDEGGAPGGMGGMGGMGGMGGMGGAM is encoded by the coding sequence ATGAGCCAGCGAATGCAACAGGGTCAGCCCATGATCATCATGGGAGACGACGCACAGCGCGTACAGGACCAGAACGCGCAGGACTACAACATCTCTGCGGCGCGGGCGGTCGCCGAGGCGGTCCGTTCGACGCTGGGTCCCAAGGGGATGGACAAGATGCTCGTCGACTCGACGGGCGGCGTCACCATCACCAACGACGGCGTGACGATCCTCAAGGAGATGGACATCGACAACCCGACCGCGGAGATGATCATCGAGGTCGCCGAGACCCAGGAGGACGAGGCCGGCGACGGCACCACGACCGCCGTCGCGATCGCGGGCGAACTCCTCAAGAACGCCGAGGACCTCCTCGAGCAGGACATCCACCCGACGGCGATCATCAAGGGCTTCCACATGGCGAGCGAGCAGGCCCGCGAGGAAGTCGACAACGTCGCCGAGCAGGTCGATTCGAGCGACGAGGAGCTCCTGAAGAAGGTCGCCGAGACCTCCATGACCGGCAAGGGCGCCGAGCTCAACAAGGAGCACCTCGCCCAGCTGATCGTCGACGCGGTCAGCCAGGTCACCGTCGAGACCGACGAGGGCGACAACGTCGTCGACCTCGAGTTCCTCGAGATCGAGACCCAGACCGGCCGCTCGGCCAGCGAGAGCGAGCTCCTCGAGGGCGCCATCGTCGACAAGGACCCCGTCCACGACGACATGCCCCGCGAGGTCGAGGACGCACGGGTCCTCCTGCTCAACGAGGCCATCGAGGTCGAGGAGGCAAACGCCGACACCAACGTCAGCATCGACAGTCCCGACCAGCTCCAGCAGTTCCTCGACAAGGAGGAACAGCAGCTCAAACAGAAGGTCGAGCAGATCAAGGAGACCGGCGCGAACGTCGTCTTCTGCCAGAAGGGCATCGACGACATGGCCCAGCACTACCTCGCGAAGGAGGGCATCCTGGCCGTGCGCCGCGCGAAGAAGTCTGACCTCGAGTTCCTGAAGGAGGTACTCGACGCTGCGGTCGTTTCGGATCTCGACAGCGCGACCGAGGCCGAACTCGGCCAGGGCAGCGTCACCCGCGACGAGACCGACGACATGTTCTACGTCACGGGCGAGGACGCCCACGGCGTCACCCTCCTCCTTCGAGGCTCGACCGAGCACGTCGTCGACGAGCTCGAACGAGGAATTAGCGACGCGCTCGAGGTCGTCGCACAGACCGTCTCGGACGGCCGCGTGCTCGCGGGCGGCGGCGCCATCGAGGTCGAGGTCGCCTCCCGTCTGCGCGACTACGCCGACTCCGTCTCCGGTCGCGAGCAGCTGGCCGTCGAGGCCTTCGCCGACGCGCTCGAACTCGTTCCCCGCGTGCTCGCGGAGAACGCCGGCCTCGATTCGATCGACACGCTCGTCGACCTGCGCTCGGCCCACGAGTCGGGCGACGAGCACGCCGGCCTGAACGTGTTCTCGGGCGACGTCGAGGACACCTTCGAGGCGGGCGTCGTCGAGCCCGCCCACGCGAAGGAGCAGGCGCTGACCTCCGCGACGGAGGCCGCGAACCTCGTGCTCAAGATCGACGACATCATCTCCGCCGGCGACCTCTCGACCGACAAGGGCGACGACGAGGGCGGCGCGCCTGGCGGCATGGGCGGCATGGGCGGCATGGGCGGTATGGGCGGCATGGGCGGCGCGATGTAA
- a CDS encoding ABC transporter ATP-binding protein, translated as MSNQTRTTHDSTADAEPTTEATGAIDIDHLTKVYDPEGEDVLAVDDMDLHIEAEEFVALLGPSGCGKSTVMDCIAGYLDPTEGDVVVDGDRVSGPDPKRGVVFQENRLFPWKTVQENVEFGPQMRNGVEEGRARSILDEMGLDGFEDAYPSGLSGGMQQRAELARLLANDPDIMLMDEPFSALDALTKEIMQKKLIEVWERDNRTVLFITHDVEEAILLADRVVVMTARPGQVKEVIDVDLDRPRDPEVVTTERFTELRERALSVIREEAQRALEQEESA; from the coding sequence ATGAGCAACCAGACACGGACCACGCACGACTCGACGGCCGACGCGGAACCGACCACGGAGGCGACCGGCGCCATCGACATCGACCACCTGACGAAGGTCTACGACCCCGAGGGCGAGGACGTCCTCGCCGTCGACGACATGGACCTCCACATCGAGGCCGAGGAGTTCGTCGCGCTGCTCGGCCCGTCCGGCTGCGGGAAGAGCACGGTCATGGACTGCATCGCCGGCTACCTCGACCCCACCGAGGGCGACGTCGTCGTCGACGGCGACCGCGTTTCCGGCCCCGACCCCAAGCGCGGCGTCGTCTTCCAGGAGAACCGCCTGTTCCCCTGGAAGACGGTCCAGGAGAACGTCGAGTTCGGCCCGCAGATGCGAAACGGCGTCGAGGAGGGCCGTGCCCGGAGCATCCTCGACGAGATGGGCCTCGACGGGTTCGAGGACGCCTATCCCTCGGGACTTTCGGGCGGGATGCAACAGCGCGCCGAGCTCGCCCGGCTGCTCGCGAACGACCCCGACATCATGCTGATGGACGAACCGTTCAGCGCGCTCGACGCGCTGACCAAGGAGATCATGCAGAAGAAGCTGATCGAGGTCTGGGAGCGCGACAACCGGACGGTGCTCTTCATCACCCACGACGTCGAGGAGGCGATCCTCCTGGCCGACCGCGTGGTCGTCATGACCGCCCGACCGGGGCAGGTCAAGGAGGTCATCGACGTCGATCTCGACCGGCCGCGTGATCCCGAGGTCGTCACCACCGAGCGCTTCACCGAGCTGCGCGAACGCGCGCTGTCGGTGATCCGCGAGGAGGCCCAACGCGCGCTCGAACAGGAGGAAAGCGCCTGA
- a CDS encoding ABC transporter permease — protein sequence MSTSTIDRLQRQFDGSVPTPPRRVLQLLSIVLFFLVWSAVVRIGVLGFDNFVGPEVTLAALAEALAGAPMTEGGETIYEHAAYSAFRVVVAVLLAMAIAIPLGLIIGTSRRWEDALFPALEVFRPVPPVAWVPIALLLMPTFRSGVIFVVFVGAFFPILVNTIEGVETVEQEYVQAASSLGAGSRQIFRHVIIPATTPSIITGVSLGVGLAWITVVAAEMIAGGVGIGYIIFQAYRLLDTPTVAVGMIAIGFLGYVSAAAVHRTGHRLTRWQEID from the coding sequence ATGAGCACGAGCACCATCGACCGGCTCCAGCGCCAGTTCGACGGGAGCGTTCCGACGCCGCCACGGCGCGTCCTGCAGCTCCTCTCGATCGTCCTCTTCTTCCTCGTCTGGTCGGCGGTCGTCCGGATCGGCGTCCTCGGGTTCGACAACTTCGTCGGCCCCGAGGTGACGCTCGCGGCGCTGGCGGAGGCGCTCGCCGGCGCGCCCATGACCGAGGGCGGCGAGACGATCTACGAACACGCCGCCTACTCGGCGTTCCGCGTCGTCGTCGCGGTCCTGCTCGCGATGGCGATCGCCATCCCGCTCGGACTGATCATCGGGACGAGCCGGCGCTGGGAGGACGCGCTGTTCCCGGCCCTGGAGGTCTTCCGGCCGGTGCCGCCCGTCGCCTGGGTGCCCATCGCGCTGTTGCTGATGCCCACCTTCAGGAGCGGCGTGATCTTCGTCGTCTTCGTCGGGGCCTTCTTCCCGATCCTCGTCAACACCATCGAGGGCGTCGAGACCGTCGAACAGGAGTACGTTCAGGCCGCTTCGAGCCTGGGTGCGGGCTCGCGACAGATCTTCCGACACGTCATCATCCCGGCGACGACGCCCTCGATAATCACGGGCGTCTCGCTGGGCGTCGGGCTGGCCTGGATCACCGTCGTCGCCGCCGAGATGATCGCCGGCGGCGTCGGCATCGGCTACATCATCTTCCAGGCCTACCGGCTGCTCGACACCCCGACCGTCGCGGTCGGCATGATCGCGATCGGGTTCCTCGGCTACGTCTCGGCCGCCGCGGTCCACCGCACCGGCCACCGACTCACCCGCTGGCAGGAGATCGACTGA
- a CDS encoding ornithine cyclodeaminase family protein (catalyzes the interconversion of alanine and pyruvate): MQTLLLNSDDVAENARLSELIPAIEDAFAAYERGDAQMPPKSYIDLPQYNGDFRSMPAYLDAGDWDAAGIKWVNVHPDNPKKDLPTVLGTMVYSDPETAVPLAIMDGTELTMQRTGAAAAVATDHLAVEDASSMGIVGAGVQAYTQLEAIAEIRPIREVVISDLDDERVERFVSQFEDRFDVSAGSIEEAASCDVLSTVTPVEDPIVSREAVGEHTHINAMGADAEGKHEIADEVLLDSKLVIDDHAQTTHSGEINVPYNEGTLTDDDIHAAIGEIVVGEREGRTPEDGLTVFDSTGLAIQDVAAAHVVYEHADENDNGYPFDLLGLN; encoded by the coding sequence ATGCAGACGTTACTTCTGAACAGCGACGACGTGGCCGAGAACGCGCGTCTCTCGGAGCTCATTCCCGCCATCGAGGACGCCTTCGCGGCCTACGAGCGCGGCGACGCCCAGATGCCGCCCAAGTCCTACATCGACCTGCCCCAGTACAACGGCGACTTCCGCTCGATGCCCGCCTACCTCGACGCGGGTGACTGGGACGCCGCCGGGATCAAGTGGGTGAACGTCCATCCCGACAACCCGAAGAAGGACCTTCCCACCGTGCTCGGCACGATGGTCTACTCGGACCCCGAGACCGCGGTGCCGCTCGCGATCATGGACGGCACCGAGCTCACGATGCAGCGCACCGGCGCGGCCGCCGCGGTCGCCACCGACCACCTCGCGGTCGAGGACGCGAGCTCGATGGGGATCGTCGGCGCGGGCGTGCAGGCCTACACCCAGCTCGAGGCGATCGCCGAGATCCGCCCGATCCGGGAGGTGGTCATCAGCGACCTCGACGACGAGCGCGTCGAGCGCTTCGTCTCCCAGTTCGAGGACCGCTTCGACGTCTCGGCCGGGTCGATCGAGGAGGCCGCTTCGTGTGACGTCCTTTCTACCGTTACGCCCGTCGAGGACCCGATCGTCTCCCGGGAGGCGGTCGGCGAGCACACTCACATCAACGCGATGGGTGCCGACGCCGAGGGCAAACACGAGATCGCCGACGAGGTCCTGCTCGATTCGAAGCTCGTCATCGACGACCACGCCCAGACGACCCACTCGGGCGAGATCAACGTCCCGTACAACGAGGGGACGCTGACCGACGACGACATCCACGCCGCGATCGGCGAGATCGTCGTCGGCGAGCGCGAGGGTCGCACTCCCGAGGACGGGCTCACCGTCTTCGATTCGACGGGCCTCGCGATCCAGGACGTGGCCGCGGCTCACGTCGTCTACGAGCACGCCGACGAGAACGACAACGGCTACCCGTTCGACCTGCTCGGGCTCAACTGA
- a CDS encoding ABC transporter substrate-binding protein — MADDERASTRTTTRRGALATAGAAGAGLLAGCTESDVFGGAVAGFDDESFIVGYQPFYTESWSALVIRHADLWEKYLPDRYSVASWEVALQGAVIGNKMISEQNDIGYTGDMPTITAIANEETPIDLVALAGFSEGQQCNLCFVPADSDFEEPADLDGGEIGVTTGTCTHRFLLEAIKEEGIDVELSDQGMETVVTNIREGNLAAGAGWEPAPSRSVYQEEAAEYLFTGVEYDANDAAGLLMLDSLVEDHPEAARGWLKAELEAKHIMATDPERTIDLIQEEGQLRDYERETLYGTLYENIDVNPDVERMLFYTDYEAVEPAERLMREEAPEFLHENQEVISQVPPDERYRTEPLAAAVEELEEEADWDPLREAER, encoded by the coding sequence ATGGCTGACGACGAGCGGGCATCGACTCGAACGACCACTCGGCGAGGGGCACTGGCGACCGCCGGCGCGGCCGGCGCGGGGCTGCTCGCGGGCTGTACCGAAAGCGACGTGTTCGGCGGCGCCGTCGCGGGGTTCGACGACGAGTCGTTCATCGTGGGCTACCAGCCCTTCTACACGGAGTCGTGGTCGGCGCTGGTGATCCGCCACGCCGACCTCTGGGAGAAGTACCTCCCGGATCGCTACTCGGTGGCGAGCTGGGAGGTCGCCCTCCAGGGCGCGGTGATCGGCAACAAGATGATCTCCGAACAGAACGACATCGGCTACACCGGCGACATGCCGACGATCACCGCGATCGCCAACGAGGAGACCCCGATCGACCTGGTCGCGCTCGCGGGCTTCTCGGAGGGCCAGCAGTGTAACCTCTGTTTCGTCCCCGCCGACAGCGACTTCGAGGAGCCGGCCGACCTCGACGGCGGCGAGATCGGCGTCACCACCGGGACCTGCACCCACCGGTTCCTGCTCGAGGCCATCAAGGAGGAAGGCATCGACGTCGAGCTCTCGGACCAGGGCATGGAGACGGTCGTGACCAACATCCGGGAGGGCAACCTCGCGGCGGGCGCCGGCTGGGAGCCGGCTCCCTCGCGGTCGGTCTACCAGGAGGAGGCCGCCGAGTACCTCTTCACCGGCGTCGAGTACGACGCGAACGACGCCGCCGGCCTCCTCATGCTCGACTCGCTGGTCGAGGACCATCCCGAGGCCGCACGCGGCTGGCTCAAGGCCGAGCTCGAGGCCAAACACATCATGGCCACGGACCCCGAGCGGACGATCGACCTCATCCAGGAGGAGGGCCAGCTGCGCGACTACGAGCGCGAGACGCTCTACGGCACCCTCTACGAGAACATCGACGTCAACCCCGACGTCGAGCGGATGCTGTTCTACACCGACTACGAGGCCGTCGAGCCGGCCGAGCGCCTGATGCGCGAGGAGGCCCCCGAGTTCCTCCACGAGAACCAGGAGGTCATCTCGCAGGTCCCGCCCGACGAGCGCTACCGGACCGAGCCGCTCGCCGCGGCGGTTGAGGAGCTCGAGGAGGAGGCCGACTGGGACCCCCTCCGGGAGGCCGAACGATGA